The Kluyvera intermedia genome window below encodes:
- a CDS encoding ABC transporter substrate-binding protein codes for MTMKKAILGAALLLSPLLALAQNWPVTVKDLDNRTITIEQEPQRIILQDGRDILTLAVLERENPFAKVVAWNNLPKRQDTQTWNVLKKKWPEADKILDMKFSDQGNVDLETVLSRHPDLMIAQLRAKPSLVQSGVLAQLEALHIPVVFVDYELHPVENTRPSIALLGKVLGQNQRAQAYLDFYQQRLDTLHQRLADEKKKPLVFIEPIAGVAGLDNGCCFTHARNGWGGLVEAAGGVNIGSQLLPGATGNIAVEKIISMNPDYYLMTGSKRPGKGTAIIPFGYNVEEHEVASAFNALLGRQGVSSIPAVVAGHTGALYHHFYNNPYNIIAIETLSKMFYPNAFKDVNPLADYHTLITRFTDIPDDKVILSYTPSK; via the coding sequence ATGACGATGAAGAAGGCAATACTGGGCGCGGCTTTGCTGCTGTCACCGCTGCTGGCGCTGGCGCAGAACTGGCCGGTGACGGTGAAAGATCTGGATAATCGCACCATCACCATTGAACAAGAGCCACAGCGCATTATCTTGCAGGACGGGCGCGATATTCTCACTCTGGCGGTGCTGGAACGCGAAAATCCGTTCGCCAAAGTGGTGGCGTGGAATAACCTGCCGAAGAGACAGGACACGCAAACCTGGAACGTGTTGAAAAAGAAATGGCCCGAGGCGGATAAGATCCTCGACATGAAGTTTTCCGACCAGGGTAATGTCGACCTGGAGACGGTGCTCTCACGCCATCCCGATTTAATGATAGCCCAACTGCGTGCCAAACCTTCTTTGGTGCAAAGTGGCGTACTCGCACAGCTTGAAGCATTGCATATCCCGGTGGTTTTTGTTGATTACGAACTGCATCCGGTAGAAAACACGCGGCCAAGCATCGCCCTGTTGGGCAAAGTACTGGGCCAAAACCAACGCGCGCAGGCTTACCTCGACTTTTATCAACAGCGCCTGGATACCCTCCACCAGCGCCTGGCAGACGAGAAGAAAAAACCGTTAGTGTTTATTGAACCCATTGCCGGGGTCGCCGGTCTGGATAACGGTTGCTGCTTTACCCATGCGCGAAACGGTTGGGGTGGGCTGGTGGAAGCCGCAGGCGGCGTGAATATCGGTTCACAACTGCTGCCGGGCGCCACCGGGAATATTGCGGTCGAGAAGATAATCTCGATGAACCCGGATTACTACCTGATGACCGGCTCAAAACGTCCGGGCAAAGGCACGGCGATCATTCCGTTTGGCTATAACGTTGAGGAACATGAGGTGGCGAGCGCCTTTAATGCCTTACTGGGCCGCCAGGGTGTGAGCAGTATTCCGGCAGTGGTCGCGGGACATACAGGCGCGCTCTACCACCACTTTTACAATAATCCGTATAATATTATCGCGATTGAAACGTTGAGTAAGATGTTCTATCCAAACGCATTTAAAGACGTTAATCCATTGGCGGATTACCATACTTTAATTACCCGCTTTACCGATATTCCGGATGATAAGGTGATTCTTAGCTATACCCCATCCAAGTAG
- a CDS encoding beta-ketoacyl synthase chain length factor: MKFTINIIDWQAMAPGLSDTTQWLAWAQQPYAIDPTAPQAKLTELPMMTARRLSSGSKLAVECGLALLRRHEIDAVLYTSRHGELERNFRILQALATEQAVSPTDFALSVHNAAVGNLTIAAKQPIVSSSLSAGRDSFQQGLCEVMGMLQAGFQRVLMVDFDGALPAFYHPHLPPEMPVWPYAVALVIERGFTLCCETQPLPSQQETALPQSLLFLQHYLQGAATFTLPGERVAWQWSQP, from the coding sequence ATGAAATTTACAATTAACATTATCGACTGGCAGGCGATGGCCCCAGGATTGAGCGATACAACCCAATGGCTGGCATGGGCCCAGCAACCGTATGCTATCGATCCTACCGCTCCACAGGCGAAGCTTACCGAGCTTCCAATGATGACCGCTCGCCGTTTGAGTTCCGGCAGTAAACTGGCCGTCGAATGCGGGCTAGCGTTGTTGCGTCGCCATGAGATTGATGCCGTCCTCTACACCAGCCGCCACGGTGAGCTGGAGCGTAATTTCCGTATTTTGCAGGCGCTGGCAACCGAGCAAGCCGTTTCGCCCACCGATTTTGCTTTATCCGTACATAATGCCGCCGTCGGGAACCTGACCATCGCCGCCAAACAGCCGATAGTCTCCTCCTCCTTGTCCGCTGGCAGAGATAGCTTCCAGCAGGGTTTATGTGAAGTGATGGGTATGCTGCAAGCAGGTTTTCAGCGGGTGTTAATGGTGGATTTCGACGGCGCACTGCCTGCGTTTTATCATCCGCACCTTCCCCCTGAAATGCCGGTCTGGCCCTATGCTGTCGCGCTGGTGATTGAGCGCGGCTTTACGTTGTGCTGCGAAACCCAGCCGCTGCCCTCCCAACAGGAAACCGCACTGCCGCAAAGCCTGCTGTTTTTACAGCACTACCTGCAAGGTGCCGCGACGTTTACCCTGCCCGGTGAGCGCGTTGCATGGCAGTGGAGCCAGCCATGA
- a CDS encoding lysophospholipid acyltransferase family protein encodes MAVEPAMNTVFSKLNRLWRGAMTGFCFSLFGLGGLFLSVVWFNLLLLVIRDKPRRRRMARRSISASFRLFLSVVRRVGVLDYHIDNQDILRQERGCLVVANHPSLIDYVMLASVMPETDCMVKSTLLKNPFLSGVIRAADYLINDSADALLSTCRQRLQQGDTVLIFPEGTRSVPGEKMTLQRGAANIAVRCGSDLRIVVIRCTEHMLGKHSQWYNPPLTKPHFTVTVGERVKIAPFYDAKTQEPALAARQLNRHLLHQLQSGSTPGTGINDASALP; translated from the coding sequence ATGGCAGTGGAGCCAGCCATGAATACCGTATTCTCAAAGCTGAACCGCTTATGGCGAGGGGCCATGACCGGTTTTTGCTTCTCCCTGTTTGGCTTAGGCGGACTCTTTCTGTCGGTTGTCTGGTTTAACCTGTTACTTTTGGTGATACGCGATAAACCCCGTCGCCGTCGCATGGCACGCCGCTCGATTTCGGCCAGTTTTCGTCTTTTTCTGAGCGTAGTAAGACGCGTCGGTGTGCTCGATTACCATATTGATAATCAAGATATTTTACGTCAGGAACGCGGATGTCTGGTGGTCGCCAATCATCCCAGCCTGATTGATTACGTGATGCTGGCTTCGGTGATGCCTGAAACCGACTGCATGGTGAAAAGCACACTGCTGAAAAATCCTTTTCTCAGCGGTGTTATCCGCGCCGCTGACTACTTAATAAACGACAGTGCCGATGCCCTGCTCTCAACCTGTCGGCAACGTTTACAACAAGGTGACACCGTCTTGATTTTCCCCGAGGGCACCCGTAGTGTTCCCGGCGAAAAAATGACGCTTCAGCGCGGCGCAGCCAATATTGCGGTGCGCTGCGGCAGCGATTTGCGGATCGTGGTGATTCGCTGTACCGAACATATGCTGGGTAAACACAGCCAATGGTACAACCCGCCCCTCACCAAACCTCATTTCACCGTCACGGTGGGTGAACGGGTCAAAATAGCCCCCTTTTACGATGCAAAGACACAAGAACCGGCGCTGGCTGCACGCCAATTAAACCGGCATCTTTTACATCAATTACAATCAGGTTCTACCCCTGGCACAGGAATTAATGATGCAAGCGCTCTGCCTTGA
- a CDS encoding phosphopantetheine-binding protein yields the protein MQALCLEIKNLIISTLNLDELSADDIDTDAPLFGDGLGLDSIDALELGLAVKNQYGIVLSAESEEMRQHFFSVATLAAYIQSQRA from the coding sequence ATGCAAGCGCTCTGCCTTGAAATAAAAAATCTCATCATCTCGACATTGAATCTGGATGAACTGTCTGCGGATGATATTGATACCGACGCGCCGCTGTTTGGCGACGGTTTAGGACTGGACTCCATTGATGCGCTGGAACTTGGGCTGGCGGTAAAAAATCAGTACGGCATTGTGCTGTCGGCTGAAAGCGAAGAGATGCGCCAGCACTTCTTTTCCGTCGCCACATTAGCCGCCTATATCCAATCTCAGCGCGCCTGA
- a CDS encoding acyl carrier protein, translating to MTDQNAIYQEVSALLVKLFELDPQDIHPQARLYEDLELDSIDAIDMIVHLQKKTGTKIKPEEFKAVRTVQDVVDAVERLIKEA from the coding sequence ATGACCGATCAAAACGCCATTTATCAAGAAGTCTCTGCCCTGCTGGTGAAGTTGTTTGAACTCGACCCGCAGGATATTCATCCCCAGGCGCGTCTGTATGAAGACCTGGAGCTGGACAGCATCGATGCCATCGACATGATTGTGCATCTGCAAAAGAAAACCGGCACCAAGATAAAGCCTGAGGAATTTAAAGCCGTGCGCACCGTGCAGGATGTCGTTGATGCCGTTGAACGCCTGATCAAAGAGGCCTGA
- a CDS encoding AMP-binding protein: MTPPLTLARWLTAPRPASTPIAWQDDCIWTLGHLRHDVARLIPQLQQHEGSRWALCLENSYLFLVALLATLHAGKTPVLPGHSRQSLLSEQRALFDGVISDSALDGSWPQLIITSAMTIAPHTPPLLALRDDATIELYTSGTTGQPKRVIKTVRHLDCEAALLADRFATRLAGTRVVSSVTHQHLYGLTFRIILPMALGLPLHAGMLWYSEQLAALAAEERYTFVSSPAFLKRLDLQLPAPPMAMIVSTGGELSLQSAAQTAAWLKVWPDEIYGSSETGIVAWRQRQSEETHWQPFPGISFREEEAEVRVFSPLFADDLGLVLDDRLEFDANGHFRLRGRRDRVVKIEEKRISLHEVEQRLLALTGVREAAAVPLLRGDRTAIGVLLVLDDAARASWGKNQERTWRRTLRAWLEPVAIPRHWRVVDAIPVNSMNKRIDAQLQELFDETPRN; encoded by the coding sequence ATGACTCCACCGCTCACGCTCGCCAGGTGGCTAACTGCCCCGCGCCCCGCCTCTACGCCCATTGCGTGGCAGGATGACTGCATCTGGACACTGGGCCATCTGCGCCATGATGTCGCCCGGTTGATTCCTCAGTTACAGCAGCACGAAGGCTCGCGCTGGGCGCTGTGTCTTGAGAACAGCTATCTGTTTCTCGTCGCGCTGCTGGCAACGCTGCATGCGGGCAAAACGCCGGTGTTGCCGGGACACAGCCGTCAATCCTTGCTCAGTGAGCAGCGTGCGCTGTTCGACGGAGTCATCAGCGATAGCGCACTAGACGGGTCATGGCCGCAGCTGATTATCACCTCCGCCATGACGATAGCCCCACACACTCCCCCGCTGCTTGCACTTCGCGATGATGCAACGATTGAACTCTACACCTCCGGCACCACCGGTCAGCCTAAGCGGGTGATAAAAACCGTGCGCCATCTGGACTGCGAAGCCGCCCTGTTGGCCGACCGTTTTGCCACGCGGCTGGCAGGAACGCGCGTGGTGAGTTCCGTGACACATCAGCATTTATATGGTCTGACGTTTCGCATCATTCTGCCCATGGCGCTAGGGTTACCGCTGCATGCGGGGATGCTCTGGTACAGCGAACAGTTGGCGGCGTTAGCGGCTGAGGAACGTTATACCTTTGTCAGCAGCCCGGCGTTTTTAAAACGCCTCGATCTACAGTTGCCTGCCCCGCCGATGGCGATGATCGTCTCCACCGGTGGCGAGTTAAGCTTGCAGAGCGCGGCGCAAACTGCCGCATGGCTGAAAGTCTGGCCGGATGAGATCTATGGCAGCAGCGAAACCGGCATTGTCGCTTGGCGACAGCGGCAGTCTGAAGAGACTCACTGGCAACCGTTTCCCGGGATCTCATTTCGTGAGGAAGAGGCGGAAGTTCGCGTCTTTTCTCCGCTGTTCGCCGATGATCTTGGCCTGGTGCTTGATGACAGGCTCGAGTTTGACGCCAACGGTCACTTCCGTTTGCGAGGACGCCGTGACCGGGTGGTCAAAATTGAAGAGAAGCGAATTTCACTGCACGAAGTCGAACAGCGTCTGCTGGCGCTCACCGGCGTTCGCGAGGCCGCCGCCGTGCCGCTGTTACGCGGCGACAGGACGGCAATAGGCGTGCTACTGGTTCTCGACGACGCAGCGCGTGCCAGTTGGGGGAAAAACCAGGAGCGGACGTGGCGACGGACGCTGCGTGCATGGCTTGAACCCGTTGCTATTCCTCGCCACTGGCGCGTGGTGGATGCCATCCCGGTCAACAGCATGAACAAGCGTATTGATGCACAATTACAGGAGTTGTTCGATGAAACCCCGCGAAACTGA
- a CDS encoding hydroxymyristoyl-ACP dehydratase, with the protein MKPRETERRHTESQQLDVVLCLDPDLLWFRGHFAVQPLLPGVAQIDWVMHYATTILLPGWRFQQLQNVKFQSPLLPGATVTLTLNWHAERQILSFSYHRHDGDARHIASSGKIRLCS; encoded by the coding sequence ATGAAACCCCGCGAAACTGAGCGCCGGCATACCGAGTCTCAGCAGCTTGACGTGGTGCTCTGCCTGGATCCTGACTTGTTGTGGTTTCGCGGACATTTTGCCGTGCAACCCCTGCTGCCCGGCGTCGCGCAGATCGATTGGGTGATGCACTATGCCACCACCATCCTGCTCCCCGGCTGGCGTTTTCAGCAGCTTCAGAACGTAAAATTTCAGTCGCCGCTGTTGCCCGGCGCCACGGTTACGCTGACGCTGAACTGGCACGCAGAACGTCAGATACTCAGCTTCAGCTATCATCGCCACGACGGCGATGCCCGGCATATTGCCAGCAGTGGAAAAATCCGTCTATGTAGCTGA
- a CDS encoding glycosyltransferase family 2 protein, with the protein MMAGVLARLQPFGLPCIVVDDGSDTATRAALASLAAEHSHLTLIRLPENMGKGAAVIAGLQAAAEAGFSHAVQVDADGQHAIEDIPALLALSQKHPDALISGQPIYDDSIPRSRLYGRWVTHVWVWIETLSLQLKDSMCGFRVYPVEPTRQLAERVALGKRMDFDTEVMVRLYWQGNNSYFVPTRVTYPPDGLSHFDALKDNLRISWMHTRLFMGMLPRIPSLLLRRTSSHWARQREVKGLWGMRLMLWVWRLLGRRAFSLLLYPVVGVYWLTAATARKASQNWIVRVRAQLNARHQPVPENLTSYQHFLRFGHAMLDKIAGWRGELRLGRDVMFAPGAEAALNVNSPRGKLLLASHLGDVETCRALAQLQGSKTINALVFSDNAQRFKQIMQEMAPQAGLNLLPVTDIGPDTAILLKEKLDRGEWIAIVGDRIAVNPQRGGEWRVCWSRFMGQPAPFPQGPFILASILRCPVDLLFALRQQGKLHIHCEPFAEVLLLPRAERQQALQQTIDRYAERLEHYALQSPLDWFNFFDFWQLPDTKDKE; encoded by the coding sequence ATGATGGCGGGCGTGCTGGCACGCCTCCAGCCGTTTGGCCTGCCCTGTATTGTGGTGGACGATGGCAGCGACACCGCCACGCGAGCGGCGCTGGCCTCTCTGGCCGCAGAACATTCGCATCTGACCTTAATTCGCCTGCCGGAGAATATGGGCAAAGGGGCGGCGGTGATCGCGGGTTTACAGGCCGCAGCAGAGGCCGGTTTTAGTCATGCCGTACAGGTGGATGCCGACGGGCAGCACGCCATTGAAGATATCCCGGCGCTGCTTGCGCTTTCGCAAAAACATCCGGATGCGCTGATTTCCGGACAGCCGATTTATGATGACTCCATTCCCCGTTCGCGTCTTTACGGACGCTGGGTCACTCACGTCTGGGTATGGATTGAAACGCTTTCACTACAGCTTAAAGACAGCATGTGCGGTTTTCGCGTCTATCCCGTTGAGCCCACGCGACAACTGGCGGAGCGCGTGGCGCTTGGCAAACGGATGGATTTTGATACCGAAGTGATGGTGCGCCTCTACTGGCAGGGCAATAACAGCTATTTTGTGCCAACCCGCGTCACCTATCCGCCCGACGGACTCTCGCACTTTGATGCGCTAAAAGACAATCTGCGAATTTCATGGATGCACACACGGCTATTTATGGGAATGCTGCCACGCATTCCGTCGCTGCTGTTGCGCCGTACCTCATCGCACTGGGCACGTCAGCGGGAAGTCAAAGGGTTGTGGGGGATGCGTCTGATGCTGTGGGTGTGGCGGTTACTTGGCCGCCGGGCCTTTTCCCTGCTGCTCTACCCCGTGGTGGGCGTTTACTGGCTGACGGCGGCTACCGCCCGCAAGGCTTCGCAAAACTGGATTGTCCGGGTACGTGCGCAACTCAACGCCCGCCATCAGCCAGTGCCGGAAAACCTGACCAGCTATCAGCACTTCCTGCGTTTTGGTCATGCCATGCTGGATAAAATCGCCGGTTGGCGCGGTGAGCTACGCTTAGGTCGCGATGTGATGTTTGCCCCTGGTGCTGAGGCAGCGCTTAACGTCAACTCGCCACGCGGCAAGCTGCTGCTGGCCTCACACCTGGGCGATGTTGAAACCTGCCGGGCGCTGGCTCAGTTGCAAGGCAGTAAAACCATCAACGCGCTGGTGTTTAGCGACAATGCCCAGCGCTTTAAACAAATTATGCAGGAGATGGCTCCGCAGGCGGGATTAAACCTGCTGCCGGTGACCGATATCGGCCCGGATACTGCCATCTTACTAAAAGAGAAACTGGATCGCGGCGAGTGGATCGCTATCGTCGGCGACCGAATTGCCGTGAATCCGCAGCGCGGCGGCGAATGGCGCGTCTGCTGGAGCCGCTTTATGGGGCAACCCGCGCCGTTCCCACAGGGGCCGTTTATTCTCGCCTCAATTTTACGCTGCCCGGTGGATCTCCTTTTCGCCCTGCGCCAACAGGGAAAGCTGCATATTCACTGCGAGCCGTTCGCAGAAGTGCTGCTGTTGCCACGCGCTGAGCGGCAACAAGCGTTACAGCAAACCATCGACCGTTATGCCGAACGTCTGGAGCACTACGCGCTACAGTCACCGCTCGACTGGTTTAATTTTTTCGATTTCTGGCAACTGCCGGATACCAAAGACAAGGAGTAA
- a CDS encoding LolA family protein, producing the protein MRWLPLLMLLLSPLVSALTLDDVQQRFTEQPVVRAHFAQSRTIKDLPQPLLSQGNMLIARDRGLLWDQTAPFPMQLLLDDKRMVQAVNGQPPQTITADNNPQMFQFNHLLRALFQADRKVLEQNFRVEFADKGEGRWTLRLTPTTTPLDKIFATIDLAGKTYLETIQLNDKQGDRTDITLSQHQLTPAQLTDDERQRFAAQ; encoded by the coding sequence ATGAGATGGCTGCCGCTCCTGATGCTGCTGTTAAGCCCACTGGTCAGCGCGCTAACGCTTGACGACGTCCAGCAGCGTTTTACCGAACAACCGGTGGTTCGCGCCCACTTCGCGCAAAGCCGCACGATCAAGGATCTGCCGCAGCCGCTGCTGTCTCAGGGCAACATGTTGATCGCCCGCGATCGAGGTTTGCTGTGGGATCAAACCGCCCCTTTCCCGATGCAGTTACTGCTCGACGACAAGCGGATGGTACAGGCCGTCAATGGTCAGCCACCGCAAACCATCACCGCGGATAACAATCCGCAGATGTTCCAGTTTAATCATTTGCTGCGCGCGCTCTTTCAGGCTGACCGTAAAGTGCTGGAACAGAACTTCCGCGTGGAGTTTGCCGACAAAGGCGAAGGTCGCTGGACGCTGCGTCTGACGCCGACCACCACGCCGCTGGATAAAATTTTTGCCACCATTGATCTGGCGGGAAAAACCTATCTGGAGACGATTCAACTCAACGATAAACAGGGCGACCGCACCGATATCACCCTTTCCCAACACCAATTGACGCCCGCACAGCTGACCGATGACGAACGCCAACGTTTTGCCGCCCAGTAA
- a CDS encoding MMPL family transporter, whose amino-acid sequence MTNANVLPPSKRPALLWAIACLLMLGVLLTLLPQARLNSSVLAMLPKQTLGAIPPSLNDGFMQRLDRQMVWLVSPGKQPDPTVARDWLTLLQKSQALAEVKGPMDAESQQAWGTFFWQHRNGLVDDVTRTRLQNGGEAQAQWILSQLYSAFSGVSGKELQNDPLMLMRGSQLAMAKNGQRLRLMDGWLVTQDQQGNYWYLLHGELAGSSFDMQQTHTLVTTLGTLEKTLKSHHPHAQLLSRGTAFYSDYASQQAKRDISTLGVATLLGVILLIVAVFRSLRPLLLCVLSIGTGALAGTVVTLLVFGELHLMTLVMSMSIIGISADYTLYYLTERMVHGEATSPWQSLTKVRNALLLALLTTVAAYLILMLAPFPSIRQMALFAAVGLSASCLTVIFWHPWLCRGLPVRPVPAMVLMLRWLAAWRRNKKLSVGLPVALALFSLAGLATLRVDDDISQLQALPQHILAQEKAITALTGQSVDQKWFVVYGKSAQQTLARLERFTPALEQAKKEGWLGGYRTIPLNSLARQQQDLALLKNAAPAVAKALQNAGITTINPDLSAMPVTVDDWLASPASEGWRLLWLTLADGESGVLVPAEAVKNSAALNALSTKYTGVAWVDRKSSFDELFALYRHILTGLLLVALAVIACGAVVRLGWRKGLISLVPSVLSLGCGLAVLSLGGHTVNLFSLLALVLVLGIGINYTLFFSNPRGTPLTSFLAITLAMLTTLLTLGMLVFSATQAISSFGIVLVSGIFTAFLLSPLAMPGKKRKKR is encoded by the coding sequence ATGACGAACGCCAACGTTTTGCCGCCCAGTAAGCGCCCCGCGCTGTTATGGGCTATTGCCTGCCTGCTGATGCTGGGCGTGTTGCTGACGCTGCTGCCACAGGCGCGGCTGAACAGTAGCGTGCTGGCGATGCTGCCTAAACAAACGTTGGGCGCCATTCCGCCGAGCCTTAACGACGGATTTATGCAGCGCCTCGACCGTCAGATGGTCTGGCTGGTCAGCCCCGGGAAACAGCCGGATCCGACGGTCGCCCGCGACTGGCTGACGCTACTGCAAAAATCGCAGGCGCTGGCAGAAGTGAAAGGCCCAATGGATGCGGAAAGCCAACAGGCCTGGGGCACTTTCTTCTGGCAGCACCGCAACGGGTTAGTTGACGATGTCACCCGCACCCGTCTGCAAAACGGCGGCGAGGCACAGGCGCAGTGGATCCTCTCCCAGCTTTATTCTGCCTTCTCCGGGGTCAGCGGCAAGGAGTTGCAAAACGATCCGCTGATGCTGATGCGGGGATCGCAGTTGGCGATGGCGAAAAATGGTCAGCGCCTGCGCTTGATGGACGGCTGGCTGGTGACCCAGGACCAGCAGGGTAACTACTGGTATCTGCTGCACGGCGAGCTAGCCGGTTCGTCGTTTGATATGCAGCAAACGCACACGCTGGTGACCACCCTCGGCACCCTTGAAAAGACGCTCAAATCGCACCATCCGCACGCTCAGCTACTCTCTCGCGGTACGGCGTTCTATAGCGATTACGCCAGCCAGCAGGCCAAACGGGATATCTCCACCCTCGGCGTTGCCACCCTGCTGGGGGTGATTTTGCTGATTGTGGCAGTGTTCCGCTCACTGCGCCCGCTGCTGCTGTGCGTGCTGTCGATTGGCACCGGCGCGCTGGCGGGTACGGTGGTGACGCTGTTGGTATTTGGCGAACTGCATCTGATGACGCTGGTGATGAGCATGAGCATTATCGGCATTTCCGCCGACTATACGCTCTACTATCTGACGGAACGAATGGTGCATGGCGAGGCAACATCACCATGGCAAAGCCTGACTAAAGTGCGCAACGCCCTACTGCTGGCGCTGCTCACCACCGTGGCTGCGTACCTGATTTTGATGCTCGCGCCCTTCCCCAGCATCCGCCAAATGGCGCTGTTCGCCGCCGTTGGCCTGAGCGCCTCCTGCCTGACGGTGATTTTCTGGCATCCGTGGCTGTGTCGTGGCCTGCCGGTGCGCCCGGTTCCGGCGATGGTGCTGATGCTGCGCTGGCTTGCCGCCTGGCGACGCAATAAAAAGCTTTCCGTGGGCCTACCGGTGGCGCTGGCGCTGTTCTCACTGGCGGGGCTTGCTACGCTGCGGGTGGACGATGATATTTCGCAGCTCCAGGCACTGCCTCAGCACATTCTGGCGCAGGAAAAAGCGATTACTGCATTGACCGGGCAAAGCGTCGATCAGAAGTGGTTTGTGGTATACGGCAAGTCTGCACAGCAAACGCTGGCGCGGCTGGAACGGTTTACCCCCGCGCTGGAACAGGCGAAAAAAGAGGGATGGCTCGGCGGGTATCGCACCATTCCATTGAATTCACTCGCCCGCCAGCAGCAAGATTTAGCGTTACTGAAAAATGCTGCTCCTGCGGTGGCTAAAGCGTTACAAAACGCCGGAATAACAACGATAAATCCTGACCTCAGCGCCATGCCGGTGACGGTCGATGACTGGCTTGCCAGCCCGGCCAGCGAAGGCTGGCGGCTGCTGTGGCTCACCCTGGCCGATGGCGAAAGCGGCGTGCTGGTACCGGCTGAAGCGGTGAAAAACAGTGCTGCATTAAACGCGCTCAGCACGAAATACACCGGCGTCGCGTGGGTGGATCGTAAGAGCAGCTTCGACGAACTGTTCGCGCTGTATCGCCATATCCTCACCGGCCTGCTGTTGGTAGCGCTGGCGGTGATTGCCTGCGGCGCAGTCGTGCGTCTGGGCTGGCGCAAAGGATTAATCAGCCTGGTTCCTTCAGTGTTATCGCTAGGCTGCGGGCTGGCGGTACTGTCACTTGGCGGTCATACGGTCAACCTGTTCTCGCTGCTGGCGCTGGTGCTGGTGCTTGGGATTGGCATTAACTACACGCTATTTTTCAGCAATCCGCGCGGGACGCCATTAACCTCATTTTTAGCGATTACGCTGGCAATGCTGACCACCTTGTTGACCCTCGGCATGCTGGTTTTCAGCGCCACCCAGGCCATCAGCAGTTTTGGCATTGTGCTGGTCAGCGGCATTTTCACCGCCTTCCTGCTGTCACCGCTGGCGATGCCCGGTAAAAAGAGAAAAAAACGATGA
- a CDS encoding DUF3261 domain-containing protein, protein MSKSILRGLSSLLPDGGVALSGLRQHINCRPDKRSAIRRCLLVATLLLAGCSHSQPEQKGRPQAWLEPGARVTLPAPGISPTVSSQQLLTGSFNGKTQSLLVMLNADDKKLTLAGLSSVGIRLFLVTYDEKGLHAEQSIVVPQLPPASQVLADVMLSHWPISAWQPQLPKDWALTDRGDKRELRNARGKLVTEITYLNRKGKREPISIEQHVFKYHITIQYLGD, encoded by the coding sequence ATGAGTAAATCGATACTTCGTGGGTTGAGTAGCCTTTTGCCGGATGGCGGCGTTGCCTTATCCGGCCTACGCCAGCACATCAATTGTAGGCCGGATAAGCGCAGCGCCATCCGGCGGTGTCTGCTGGTTGCCACGTTGCTGCTAGCCGGTTGTAGCCATTCGCAGCCGGAACAAAAAGGTCGCCCACAGGCGTGGCTGGAGCCAGGCGCACGGGTCACGCTACCGGCGCCGGGCATCTCTCCGACGGTCAGTTCCCAGCAGCTTCTTACCGGCAGTTTTAACGGCAAAACGCAGTCGCTGCTGGTGATGCTCAATGCCGACGATAAGAAACTCACCCTGGCCGGGCTGTCATCCGTCGGTATCCGCCTGTTCCTTGTGACCTACGATGAAAAAGGGCTGCACGCCGAACAATCGATCGTGGTGCCGCAACTGCCGCCAGCCAGCCAGGTGCTGGCAGACGTGATGCTCAGCCACTGGCCGATTAGCGCCTGGCAGCCACAGTTACCGAAGGACTGGGCGCTCACCGACCGTGGCGACAAGCGCGAACTGCGCAATGCCCGCGGCAAACTGGTCACCGAAATCACCTATCTGAACCGTAAAGGCAAGCGCGAGCCCATCAGCATCGAACAGCACGTGTTTAAATACCACATCACCATTCAATATCTGGGTGACTGA